A part of Denitratisoma oestradiolicum genomic DNA contains:
- a CDS encoding YIP1 family protein produces MTTYQCANLSSVIRTAWFFLGRTHPSLSRVFFTIVLPLSLLPPVMLYYAGTYQGDIFMPGLAARNWLGIGLIFLVAELATVLAMAHVIRWIAAINGFAADRSHAALLAVAAPIPLWLSSLGLFVPNIFFNVALCCLALGLACIVIYHGVAVLLKVRDDTQAASIAYGIMGVGLIAWALLLIIVIPGG; encoded by the coding sequence ATGACCACCTACCAGTGTGCAAACCTATCTTCGGTGATTCGGACAGCCTGGTTTTTCCTGGGCCGCACCCACCCCTCCCTGAGCCGGGTCTTTTTCACCATCGTCCTTCCCCTCTCCTTGCTGCCCCCGGTCATGCTCTATTACGCCGGTACCTATCAGGGCGACATATTCATGCCAGGCCTCGCCGCCCGCAACTGGCTTGGCATCGGTCTGATCTTCCTGGTGGCCGAGCTGGCCACGGTGCTTGCCATGGCCCATGTCATCCGCTGGATCGCCGCCATCAACGGTTTTGCCGCCGATCGCAGCCATGCAGCCCTGCTGGCTGTGGCTGCTCCCATTCCTCTGTGGCTGTCGTCTCTTGGCCTCTTCGTGCCCAACATCTTCTTCAATGTCGCCCTCTGCTGCTTGGCCCTTGGTCTGGCCTGCATCGTCATCTATCACGGGGTGGCGGTGCTGCTTAAGGTCAGGGATGACACCCAGGCGGCATCCATCGCCTACGGAATCATGGGGGTAGGACTGATAGCCTGGGCATTGCTGCTGATCATCGTCATTCCCGGCGGCTGA
- a CDS encoding RNA methyltransferase: MRIEHLRQRLRALGAKACHEQVLLRSWLQRLPLDGSAHRSEQFFPLALRQALPDLALELEGLARLRSEHPGEDGSRLLIGLADGQTVESVLLPKGGLCVSTQVGCAVGCVFCMTGRDGLLRQLGSAEIIAQVVLARSRRPVSKVVFMGMGEPAHNMDNVLEAIELLGTEGAIGHKNLVFSTVGDRRVFERLPRGVVKPALALSLHTTNSELRRRLLPKAPPMEPAELVDLAEDYARHTGYPIQYQWTLLAGINDGEDELEGVVRLLTGKYAVLNLIPYNRIEGLEFRRPDWEQAAEMARRLHRRGILTKLRHSAGQDVEGGCGQLRARSGVLRST; encoded by the coding sequence ATGCGCATCGAACATCTCCGCCAGCGCCTGCGGGCTCTGGGTGCCAAGGCCTGCCATGAGCAGGTGCTGCTCCGCTCATGGCTGCAACGCCTCCCTCTGGACGGTAGTGCCCACCGCTCCGAACAATTCTTTCCCCTGGCCTTGCGCCAGGCGCTGCCCGATCTGGCCCTGGAACTGGAGGGCCTGGCCCGCCTGCGTTCCGAGCACCCGGGAGAGGATGGTTCCCGTCTGCTGATCGGGCTCGCTGACGGCCAGACGGTGGAGAGCGTACTGCTGCCCAAGGGCGGGCTTTGTGTCTCGACCCAGGTGGGTTGCGCGGTGGGTTGTGTGTTCTGCATGACCGGTCGGGATGGACTGCTGCGGCAACTGGGCAGCGCGGAAATCATCGCCCAGGTGGTGCTGGCCCGCTCCCGGCGGCCTGTCAGCAAGGTGGTGTTCATGGGCATGGGGGAGCCGGCCCACAACATGGACAATGTGCTTGAAGCCATCGAATTGCTGGGTACCGAGGGAGCCATCGGCCACAAGAATCTGGTCTTCTCCACCGTGGGCGATCGTCGTGTCTTCGAGCGCCTGCCCCGGGGCGTGGTGAAGCCGGCCCTGGCCTTGTCCCTGCATACCACAAATTCCGAACTGCGGCGCCGCTTGCTGCCCAAGGCCCCGCCGATGGAACCGGCCGAGCTGGTGGATCTGGCCGAGGACTACGCCCGCCATACCGGCTATCCGATCCAGTATCAATGGACGCTGCTGGCGGGAATCAACGACGGTGAGGACGAGCTGGAAGGCGTCGTCCGCTTGCTGACGGGCAAGTACGCGGTGCTGAACCTGATTCCCTACAACCGTATCGAGGGCCTCGAATTCCGTCGCCCCGACTGGGAGCAGGCGGCGGAAATGGCCCGCCGCCTCCATCGGCGCGGCATCCTGACCAAGTTGCGCCATTCCGCCGGCCAGGACGTGGAGGGGGGCTGCGGTCAGTTGCGAGCCAGATCCGGTGTTTTACGTTCGACTTAA
- a CDS encoding MaoC family dehydratase: MPKTALLHADYPALLEGETSPRTVGGQDITTFACLTGDYNRIHLDEHYGASLPYGSRIAHGLISGSWALGSLSQEAPLTVGRRHPEAYLSGCEVNYRSPVLPGDTLRCRWRMERQAAEGRGFGPVQTRFQMLNQRDEPVTDGHLLLQLPASSGARLPDSARVPWPAEEFDPVPGRVYFLEDFQPGSHAGQTEGRTLTEADVVGYGGFTGDNGGHHGDAEFARAGRFGARIVQPMLAFDIGFALWLKEWCRMGTPDSGQAGHLCDRWQAHAPFYLGDTLRCRYRTLSARTSRTRPGMGLLTCGLQMLNQRDAVALSAEVVMMYPTRQG, translated from the coding sequence ATGCCCAAGACCGCTCTGCTTCACGCCGACTATCCTGCCCTCCTGGAAGGGGAGACCTCACCCCGTACCGTGGGGGGGCAGGACATCACCACCTTCGCCTGTCTGACCGGCGACTACAACCGCATTCATCTGGACGAGCATTACGGCGCCAGCCTGCCCTATGGCAGCCGTATCGCCCATGGCCTGATTTCCGGCAGCTGGGCCCTGGGCAGCCTGTCCCAGGAGGCGCCGCTGACAGTGGGGCGGCGCCATCCGGAGGCCTACCTTTCCGGCTGCGAGGTGAATTACCGCAGCCCGGTCCTGCCCGGCGACACCCTGCGCTGTCGCTGGCGTATGGAACGCCAGGCTGCGGAGGGGCGTGGGTTCGGCCCTGTGCAGACTCGCTTCCAGATGCTCAACCAGCGGGACGAGCCGGTCACGGATGGCCACCTGCTGCTGCAACTGCCGGCATCGTCGGGCGCACGTCTGCCCGATTCAGCGCGGGTCCCCTGGCCAGCCGAGGAATTCGATCCGGTACCGGGACGTGTCTATTTCCTGGAGGACTTCCAGCCTGGCAGCCATGCCGGCCAGACCGAGGGCCGCACTCTGACCGAGGCGGACGTGGTCGGTTATGGCGGCTTCACCGGCGACAATGGCGGCCATCATGGCGATGCGGAGTTTGCCCGGGCCGGGCGGTTCGGTGCCCGTATCGTCCAGCCCATGCTGGCCTTCGATATCGGCTTTGCCCTCTGGCTCAAGGAGTGGTGCCGTATGGGTACGCCGGACAGTGGCCAGGCCGGGCACCTTTGCGACCGTTGGCAGGCCCATGCTCCTTTCTATCTGGGCGACACCCTGCGCTGCCGCTACCGGACCCTCTCTGCACGGACATCCCGGACACGTCCCGGCATGGGTCTCCTGACCTGCGGATTACAGATGCTCAACCAGCGGGATGCGGTGGCTTTGAGTGCCGAGGTGGTGATGATGTATCCGACCCGCCAAGGCTGA
- a CDS encoding AEC family transporter: MDLALRILSILFPMFALVGIGYFYGRRHESDMSVANRLNMDVFVPALVFSALANKAFDLATYGNLALAMAIQMLGSGAVGWGVARLTGIQPLTLAPTAMVNNSINLGVPLAVLTFGPDILPLAVVLFVVSTTIHFSFGVWLLDHHAKLRGLWLKPVVLATMAGLAVGSMGMPMWEPLALSMKMLGDISIPLALFSLGVRLTEGALKGWRIGLVGAVTRPVAGMVLAWAAARGLGLDTRQSELLFLYGALPPAVMNYVFAERYHQEPDKVASIVLVGNMASVVFLPVALALVL, translated from the coding sequence ATGGACTTGGCCCTGCGCATTCTTTCCATCCTCTTCCCCATGTTCGCCCTGGTGGGGATAGGCTATTTTTACGGCCGCCGCCACGAATCCGACATGTCCGTGGCCAACCGGCTCAACATGGACGTCTTCGTCCCCGCCCTGGTGTTCTCGGCCCTGGCCAACAAGGCCTTCGATCTGGCGACTTACGGGAATCTGGCCTTGGCCATGGCCATCCAGATGCTGGGCTCCGGTGCCGTGGGCTGGGGAGTGGCCCGTCTGACCGGCATCCAGCCCCTGACCCTGGCCCCCACGGCGATGGTCAACAACAGCATCAACCTCGGCGTGCCCCTGGCAGTGCTGACTTTCGGCCCGGACATTCTGCCCCTGGCCGTGGTGCTCTTCGTGGTCTCGACCACGATCCATTTCTCCTTCGGCGTCTGGCTGCTGGATCATCATGCCAAGCTGCGCGGACTGTGGCTGAAGCCCGTGGTCCTGGCCACTATGGCCGGCCTGGCTGTTGGCTCCATGGGCATGCCCATGTGGGAGCCCCTGGCCCTGTCGATGAAAATGCTGGGCGATATCTCCATCCCCCTGGCCCTGTTCAGCCTGGGCGTGCGCCTCACCGAAGGCGCCTTGAAGGGCTGGCGTATCGGGCTGGTGGGCGCCGTCACCCGCCCCGTGGCCGGCATGGTCCTGGCCTGGGCCGCAGCCCGGGGACTGGGGCTGGATACACGCCAGAGCGAACTGCTGTTCCTCTACGGTGCCCTGCCACCGGCGGTGATGAATTACGTATTCGCCGAGCGCTACCACCAGGAACCGGACAAGGTGGCCTCCATCGTCCTGGTGGGCAATATGGCCTCGGTGGTGTTCCTGCCCGTAGCCCTGGCGCTGGTGCTGTAG
- a CDS encoding MarR family winged helix-turn-helix transcriptional regulator: MKSSRPDKILEKPDLERLSHFRFQLRQFLRVSEDLCREARITPLQYQLLLHVRGMPGRDWANIGELAERLQAKHHGVVALVTRCEQAGLVERRQGTEDRRQVEVHLTARGEKILLRLAELHQPELQRLRDEFALPGWM; encoded by the coding sequence ATGAAGTCAAGCAGGCCCGACAAGATTCTTGAAAAACCCGACCTGGAGCGTCTATCCCACTTCCGTTTTCAGCTTAGGCAGTTCCTCCGGGTGAGCGAAGACCTGTGCCGCGAGGCACGAATCACACCCCTGCAGTATCAGTTGCTGCTGCATGTACGAGGAATGCCGGGCCGCGACTGGGCCAACATCGGTGAACTGGCGGAGCGTCTACAGGCCAAGCATCACGGGGTGGTCGCCCTGGTGACCCGTTGCGAGCAAGCGGGTCTGGTGGAGCGCCGGCAGGGAACGGAGGACCGCCGCCAGGTGGAGGTTCACCTGACGGCTCGCGGGGAGAAAATCCTCCTCCGACTGGCCGAACTGCACCAGCCGGAATTACAGCGCCTGCGGGATGAGTTCGCCCTGCCAGGCTGGATGTGA
- a CDS encoding EAL domain-containing protein — MTNPIRLGLMPPLTGLVDIYGPEITWAARIACEEINEQGGILGRRLELVVEDDGSLPVTAVPAACRLVDDHECVAIIGNLLSNSRIAVAAQVAESKRIPLLNFSFYEGSIAGRYFFNFAALPNQQIDRMIPYMAARYGPKMFFAGNNYEWPRGSVDAAKLALARVEGDIVGEEYLPLGASRESIEHLLHQVRNSGADVFVPYFAGADQIALLNSFTEMGLKKHMAVVMGHYDEVMAACLPPHVREGFYSSNTYFMTLDTPENRCYLERLARQPGINGIWPQGNGVLTNFGEGAYLCVHAFARAVEAAGATEAEALVDALERVLVRGPQGLVEMDARTHHASVHTYLSRCNADGSFSIVEDFGVNPPCIPERYQDQIQVMRMHESQTSPQVAARLAAEVGAAMRRVGTAQQILSLADMAILAADANGLITETNPSACKMFGYDPEEMLGMSIHLLLPPHFRQRHAELVKAFIAGDEHERRMAGRSELTGYRKDGSFFPLEASIAKFRNGQDWLLVATLRDVTERKLAEESLTWRATHDPLTGLPNRDLIRERLTNALHRSRRSGLSVALLFVDLDGFKLINDSHGHAVGDMALKAVADRLIAQVRPGDTVARLAGDEFVVLCEQLEQPAVVAALADRINDILRVPVEVEGLSALFVTASIGVAIGTGSTHSADDMLRYADTAMYAVKLHGRDGWQFFNESLQEKARHRLSITNGLRLAIERNELSLRFQPIVVTESGRIVGGEVLLRWHPPEGEMSPGVFIPIAELTGAIVPIGSWVFRRSCETEVNWRSRWGGAAPYVSVNLSARQLGEESLVEDFVSILKETGADASRLLLEITETSLMANVDANLRMLRRLTDLGLRLAVDDFGTGYSSLSQLTRLPVNVLKIDRAFVDGIEKSQENRAVIRAVTGLGRALGLQLVAEGVENVEQQMELRAHHCDYCQGYYFHQPLMMEQFIDRVNAEMNRTGSPAEEVSLHFLIYVSRATAPMSADDLASLLKQARNCNRAEGITGCLIHQDGYFMQMLEGRREAIAQLMDRIRTDPRHQDVRLVIEGPAQRRVFQDWGMALRDISLVRNVPDFRDWQRRTISFLDLADDPRTCYAYITACVGGNLLD; from the coding sequence ATGACTAATCCAATTCGACTTGGCCTGATGCCTCCTCTGACAGGCCTGGTCGACATCTACGGTCCGGAGATCACCTGGGCCGCTCGGATCGCTTGCGAGGAGATCAACGAACAGGGCGGCATTCTCGGTCGCCGGCTGGAACTGGTGGTCGAGGATGATGGCAGCCTGCCGGTGACGGCGGTACCGGCCGCCTGCCGTCTGGTGGACGACCATGAATGTGTCGCCATCATTGGCAATCTGCTGTCCAATTCGCGGATCGCCGTCGCGGCACAGGTGGCGGAGTCGAAGCGGATTCCCCTGCTCAACTTTTCCTTCTACGAAGGCAGCATCGCCGGCCGCTACTTTTTTAATTTCGCTGCTCTGCCGAATCAGCAGATCGACCGCATGATCCCCTATATGGCGGCGCGCTACGGGCCGAAGATGTTCTTCGCGGGCAATAATTACGAATGGCCCCGAGGTTCGGTGGATGCGGCCAAGCTCGCTCTGGCAAGGGTGGAAGGCGATATCGTTGGTGAGGAGTACCTGCCCCTGGGCGCATCCAGGGAGTCGATCGAGCATTTGTTGCATCAGGTGCGCAATTCCGGGGCCGACGTGTTCGTGCCTTATTTCGCTGGCGCGGACCAGATCGCCTTGTTGAACAGCTTTACCGAAATGGGCCTGAAGAAGCACATGGCCGTGGTGATGGGGCACTACGACGAGGTGATGGCGGCTTGCCTGCCGCCCCATGTCCGGGAGGGCTTCTATTCCAGCAATACCTATTTCATGACTCTGGATACCCCAGAGAACCGATGTTATCTCGAACGGCTGGCGCGCCAACCGGGCATCAATGGTATCTGGCCCCAAGGCAACGGCGTGCTCACCAATTTCGGCGAGGGTGCCTACCTCTGCGTTCATGCCTTTGCCCGGGCCGTTGAGGCTGCCGGTGCCACGGAGGCGGAGGCCCTGGTGGATGCCCTGGAGCGGGTTCTAGTCCGGGGACCGCAAGGACTGGTCGAGATGGATGCCAGGACCCACCATGCCAGCGTTCATACCTATCTGTCCCGCTGCAATGCCGATGGTTCCTTCAGCATCGTCGAGGACTTTGGTGTAAACCCGCCCTGCATTCCGGAACGCTACCAGGACCAGATACAGGTGATGCGGATGCACGAATCGCAAACATCACCCCAGGTGGCTGCCCGCCTGGCGGCAGAAGTGGGGGCCGCGATGCGCCGCGTCGGCACGGCCCAGCAGATACTTTCCCTGGCGGACATGGCGATCCTGGCGGCTGATGCCAATGGTCTTATCACTGAGACCAATCCCAGTGCCTGCAAGATGTTCGGTTACGACCCCGAGGAAATGCTCGGTATGTCGATACACCTGTTGCTGCCACCCCATTTCCGGCAGCGTCATGCAGAACTGGTCAAGGCGTTTATCGCCGGGGATGAGCATGAGCGCCGCATGGCAGGTCGCAGTGAGCTGACCGGTTATCGCAAGGATGGGAGTTTTTTCCCGCTCGAAGCTTCCATCGCCAAATTCCGTAATGGACAGGACTGGCTGCTGGTGGCCACCCTGCGCGACGTCACCGAGCGCAAGCTGGCGGAAGAGAGCCTGACCTGGCGGGCCACCCATGACCCGCTCACCGGATTGCCTAATCGGGATCTGATTCGGGAACGTCTCACCAATGCCCTGCATCGGTCTCGGCGTAGCGGTTTGAGCGTGGCCCTGTTGTTCGTGGATCTGGATGGTTTCAAGCTGATCAATGACAGCCATGGCCATGCCGTTGGCGATATGGCGCTGAAGGCGGTTGCCGATCGCCTGATCGCCCAGGTGCGGCCTGGGGACACCGTGGCCCGATTGGCGGGGGACGAGTTCGTGGTGCTCTGTGAACAGCTTGAGCAGCCAGCTGTCGTGGCAGCTCTGGCCGACCGGATCAATGACATCCTACGTGTGCCTGTCGAGGTGGAAGGGCTGTCTGCCCTGTTCGTGACCGCCAGCATCGGGGTCGCCATCGGCACGGGGAGCACCCATTCCGCTGACGACATGCTGCGTTACGCCGATACGGCGATGTATGCGGTGAAACTGCACGGACGGGATGGCTGGCAGTTCTTCAACGAAAGCCTGCAGGAAAAGGCCCGGCACCGGTTGAGCATCACCAATGGCTTGCGTCTGGCCATCGAGCGCAACGAGCTTTCGCTGCGGTTCCAGCCCATTGTCGTGACCGAGAGCGGCCGAATTGTGGGTGGCGAGGTCTTGCTGCGCTGGCATCCCCCCGAAGGAGAAATGTCCCCGGGAGTATTCATTCCCATCGCGGAGTTGACCGGGGCCATTGTGCCTATCGGTAGCTGGGTGTTCCGTCGCTCCTGCGAGACAGAGGTGAACTGGCGTTCCCGCTGGGGCGGGGCGGCTCCCTATGTTTCCGTGAATCTCTCGGCTCGGCAGTTGGGCGAGGAGTCCCTGGTCGAGGATTTCGTCTCCATCCTTAAGGAAACCGGGGCCGATGCCTCCCGCCTGTTGCTGGAAATCACCGAGACTTCCCTGATGGCGAATGTGGACGCCAATTTGCGGATGTTGCGTCGCCTGACGGATCTGGGGCTGCGTCTGGCGGTGGACGACTTCGGTACCGGCTATTCGTCCCTCTCCCAATTGACCCGGCTGCCGGTCAATGTGCTGAAAATCGACCGGGCTTTCGTGGATGGCATTGAGAAAAGCCAGGAAAATCGGGCGGTGATCCGTGCCGTTACCGGCCTGGGCCGGGCACTGGGACTCCAGTTGGTGGCGGAGGGCGTGGAGAATGTTGAACAGCAGATGGAACTGCGGGCCCATCATTGCGATTATTGCCAAGGCTACTATTTTCACCAGCCCCTGATGATGGAACAGTTCATCGATCGGGTGAATGCTGAAATGAATCGGACTGGCAGTCCCGCCGAGGAAGTGTCACTCCATTTCCTGATCTATGTGAGCCGGGCGACGGCACCCATGTCGGCCGACGATCTCGCCAGCCTGCTGAAACAGGCGCGAAACTGCAATCGTGCGGAGGGCATTACCGGCTGCCTGATCCATCAGGATGGTTATTTCATGCAGATGCTGGAGGGGCGACGGGAGGCAATTGCTCAGCTGATGGATCGCATCCGGACGGACCCACGCCACCAGGATGTCCGCCTTGTCATCGAGGGGCCAGCCCAGCGGCGGGTCTTCCAGGACTGGGGTATGGCCCTGCGCGATATCTCCCTGGTGCGGAATGTTCCCGATTTCCGCGATTGGCAGCGTCGCACCATCTCCTTTCTGGATCTGGCCGATGACCCTCGCACCTGTTATGCCTACATTACCGCTTGCGTGGGCGGCAACCTGCTCGACTGA
- a CDS encoding quinone oxidoreductase family protein gives MMKAVVLQQVGDPSRLVYQEVPTPTVTPGHVLVRVHACGVGYRDVIDRRGDVPMIRTPIIPGHEFAGEVMAIGPGVERWSVGDRVLNLYTASCGHCEHCLGGDERRCLLGNETFGLTADGGYAEYVLAHERGLERLLPDIPYDVAATLYSATGVGFNNTAHAAGVVLGERVLVTGASGGVGSAALQTAKLLGATVWAVTSSVAKADSLRALGADHVIVNGTGDFHKQVMAETGGEGVDAAIDCVGAPTLNGCLRSLRAHGRVVVVGNVDARRFELNLGYILVRSLSIIGSDNITRSALRQTMELVRDGRLRPLIHARLPLAEAAEAHRLLDARGATGRVVLIP, from the coding sequence ATGATGAAGGCTGTGGTCTTGCAACAGGTCGGAGATCCGTCCAGACTGGTCTATCAGGAGGTACCGACGCCGACAGTGACGCCGGGCCACGTGCTGGTCAGGGTCCATGCCTGCGGCGTGGGCTACCGGGACGTGATCGACCGGCGCGGCGATGTGCCCATGATCCGGACGCCCATCATCCCGGGCCATGAATTCGCCGGCGAGGTAATGGCCATAGGGCCGGGCGTGGAGCGCTGGTCAGTGGGAGACCGGGTACTGAATCTATACACCGCCAGTTGCGGCCACTGCGAGCACTGCCTGGGGGGTGACGAGCGCCGCTGCCTGCTCGGCAACGAGACCTTCGGCCTGACGGCCGACGGTGGCTACGCCGAATACGTTCTGGCCCACGAGCGGGGTCTGGAGCGGCTACTGCCGGATATTCCTTATGATGTGGCGGCCACCCTGTATTCCGCCACCGGCGTCGGCTTCAATAACACGGCTCATGCCGCCGGCGTGGTGCTGGGGGAGCGGGTGCTGGTCACCGGGGCCAGCGGTGGGGTTGGCTCCGCCGCCCTTCAGACCGCCAAGCTGCTGGGGGCCACGGTCTGGGCCGTTACTTCCAGCGTCGCCAAGGCTGACAGCCTGCGGGCTCTGGGGGCGGATCACGTGATCGTCAATGGCACGGGCGACTTCCACAAGCAGGTGATGGCAGAAACCGGTGGTGAGGGCGTGGATGCGGCCATCGATTGCGTCGGCGCGCCCACCCTCAATGGCTGCCTGCGCAGCCTGCGCGCCCATGGCCGGGTGGTCGTGGTGGGCAATGTGGATGCTCGTCGCTTCGAACTCAACCTGGGCTATATCCTGGTGCGAAGCCTGTCCATCATCGGTTCCGACAATATCACCCGCTCCGCCCTGCGCCAGACGATGGAACTGGTGCGGGATGGCCGGCTCCGGCCCCTGATCCACGCCCGCCTGCCCCTGGCCGAGGCCGCCGAGGCTCATCGGCTGCTGGACGCCCGGGGGGCCACGGGGCGGGTGGTGCTGATACCGTAA
- a CDS encoding nuclear transport factor 2 family protein, with protein sequence MMEAKTPAQLASFISPQMVKEGRRNDWLALFAEDCVVQDPVGPSLFNPDGLGHRGKAAVAAFYDNIITAGGSRFDYEIHASYPCGDECANVWVGRTTMPDGTVSETPMVTIYKVDADGKILSLRAFWDFSRLMAAMAQ encoded by the coding sequence ATGATGGAAGCCAAGACCCCGGCACAATTGGCCAGTTTCATTTCTCCCCAGATGGTCAAGGAAGGCCGCCGCAATGACTGGTTGGCCCTCTTTGCTGAAGATTGCGTGGTGCAGGACCCGGTCGGGCCCTCCCTCTTCAATCCGGATGGTCTGGGCCATCGTGGCAAGGCTGCCGTCGCCGCCTTCTACGACAACATTATCACCGCCGGTGGCAGCCGCTTCGACTACGAGATTCACGCTTCCTATCCCTGCGGTGACGAATGCGCCAATGTCTGGGTGGGGCGCACCACCATGCCTGACGGCACCGTTTCGGAAACCCCGATGGTCACCATCTACAAGGTGGATGCCGACGGCAAAATTCTTTCCCTGCGCGCATTCTGGGACTTCAGTCGCCTGATGGCCGCGATGGCACAATAG